From Laspinema palackyanum D2c, the proteins below share one genomic window:
- a CDS encoding DUF1830 domain-containing protein: protein MAQILDPIPADRQGQILCCYVNATSKIQIARVSNVPNWYFERVVFPGQRLVFEAFPEALLEIHTGMMASAILSDKIPCGRLRVIDESDPTPSAPAPAREEMSNRPHRNPTIDNKGIVLSDPFSMTALTSV, encoded by the coding sequence ATGGCTCAAATCCTCGATCCCATTCCGGCTGACCGCCAAGGTCAAATTCTGTGCTGCTATGTCAATGCGACGAGTAAAATCCAGATTGCTCGGGTCAGTAACGTTCCCAACTGGTATTTTGAGCGGGTTGTGTTTCCCGGTCAACGTCTTGTTTTTGAGGCGTTTCCAGAAGCCCTGTTAGAAATTCATACGGGGATGATGGCTAGTGCTATTTTATCGGATAAGATCCCCTGTGGACGCCTCCGAGTCATCGATGAGAGTGATCCCACTCCGTCTGCTCCTGCACCAGCTCGGGAGGAAATGTCCAACCGTCCCCATAGAAATCCCACCATTGATAATAAAGGGATAGTCTTAAGTGATCCATTCTCGATGACGGCTTTAACGTCGGTTTAA
- a CDS encoding CAP domain-containing protein has protein sequence MTSAFLNRVVELTNVERAQQGLAPLTFNPQLAAAAQVHSANMGMRDFMAHNDPVDGTKPADRVTNQGYNYQTVAENVAGGQLTPEQVVIEWMKSPSHRVNILNPTVTEIGVGYHVQENDTGNVNYSHYWAQVFATPMEAPPSGPRPQTHTPTPPPTDGITLISQPLTPNSQGFFDLTANVDRVQLAPGALNGYQLGLRALDGDDIIIGSAEGEAINGNGGRDLIYGTGGNNSLRGGKGEDKLFGGTNNDILNGNNDNDVVFGGEGNDTVRGGKGHDHLYGEGGDDVLIGDFGADVLNGGAGADLFVLRRDTVVGVVDPLEADYITDFNRAGGDRIGLTDGLTVNDITYQRFVDVDNNSIPDALIQINSTNEILGIVLNTNPLELNGMFQAVSSDILTTG, from the coding sequence ATGACTTCAGCATTTCTCAATCGTGTTGTTGAACTGACCAACGTAGAGCGAGCACAACAGGGTTTAGCCCCCCTCACGTTCAATCCGCAGTTAGCGGCGGCAGCACAAGTCCATAGCGCCAATATGGGAATGCGCGATTTTATGGCCCATAATGATCCTGTGGATGGAACCAAACCAGCCGATCGCGTCACGAATCAAGGGTATAACTACCAGACTGTGGCTGAAAACGTAGCGGGGGGTCAGCTGACACCGGAGCAAGTGGTCATCGAATGGATGAAGAGTCCCTCACACCGGGTCAATATCCTCAATCCCACGGTGACGGAAATTGGGGTGGGCTATCATGTTCAGGAAAATGATACGGGTAATGTCAACTACTCCCATTATTGGGCCCAGGTTTTTGCGACTCCGATGGAGGCCCCGCCATCAGGACCCCGGCCTCAAACCCATACTCCCACCCCGCCTCCAACCGACGGAATTACCCTAATTTCTCAACCCTTAACACCCAACAGTCAGGGATTTTTTGACCTCACAGCCAATGTTGATCGAGTTCAACTGGCTCCAGGGGCGCTGAATGGCTACCAATTGGGATTGCGAGCATTAGATGGAGATGATATCATCATCGGTTCGGCTGAGGGGGAAGCCATCAATGGGAACGGTGGTCGCGATCTCATCTATGGAACCGGCGGAAATAACTCCCTACGGGGTGGGAAAGGCGAGGATAAGCTGTTTGGTGGCACTAACAATGACATCCTCAACGGCAACAATGATAATGATGTTGTCTTTGGCGGGGAGGGCAACGATACCGTCCGGGGAGGTAAAGGCCATGACCATTTATACGGTGAAGGCGGCGATGACGTTTTAATCGGCGATTTTGGTGCGGATGTTCTGAATGGAGGGGCAGGGGCCGATTTGTTTGTTCTCCGTCGTGACACAGTTGTTGGGGTGGTTGACCCGCTAGAAGCCGACTATATTACCGATTTTAACCGGGCCGGGGGCGATCGCATCGGCCTGACCGATGGGTTAACGGTAAACGATATTACCTATCAGCGCTTCGTGGATGTGGATAACAATAGCATTCCTGATGCATTAATTCAAATCAACAGCACGAATGAAATTTTAGGGATTGTTTTAAATACCAATCCCCTGGAGTTAAATGGAATGTTTCAAGCGGTCTCCTCGGACATCTTGACGACGGGCTAA
- a CDS encoding CAP domain-containing protein, whose translation MNSEFLKRVVELTNAERAQRGLDPLTFNPQLAAAAQVHSANMGMRDFIAHTDPVDRSSAADRVMSQGYDYRTVAENVAAGEPTPEQTVQGWMDSPSHRANILSPAVTEIGVGYHFQENDTGNVNFSHYWTQVFATPMTIATPASNPASAGPQTSTSTPPLREQDAPISDPLPPNPQVSRRPEIPAFAPPPTVGVTLISEPLTPNNQGFFDLVGNSSVVQLAPGALNGYQFGLRGLAGDDIIIGSTDGEVINGNQGRDRIYGTGGNNLLRGGMEDDTIVGGDGNDTINGNQGNDAIFGGNGQNLLRGGQGNDSLYGGSANDVLIGDFGTDVLTGGTGADLFVLRRDTAVGGTNPLEADSITDFNGAEGDRIGLTNGLTANDITYEAIMDMDNNGMNDTVIRTIDTNQILGVVLNINPSDLNGMFVSVSPEILATG comes from the coding sequence ATGAATTCAGAATTTCTTAAGCGTGTTGTCGAACTCACCAATGCAGAACGGGCGCAACGCGGTTTAGACCCCCTCACGTTCAATCCGCAATTAGCAGCGGCAGCACAAGTTCATAGTGCGAATATGGGAATGCGGGATTTTATCGCCCATACCGACCCGGTAGATCGATCTAGTGCAGCCGATCGCGTCATGTCGCAAGGGTATGATTATCGGACCGTTGCTGAAAACGTCGCCGCAGGTGAACCGACACCGGAGCAAACGGTCCAGGGATGGATGGATAGTCCCTCACATCGCGCCAACATTCTTAGTCCCGCTGTCACGGAAATTGGTGTAGGCTATCATTTTCAGGAAAATGATACCGGCAATGTCAACTTCTCTCATTATTGGACCCAGGTTTTTGCAACCCCAATGACGATTGCCACACCCGCGAGTAATCCGGCATCGGCAGGACCCCAAACCTCAACTTCAACACCACCTCTACGAGAGCAAGACGCTCCGATTTCTGACCCTTTACCCCCCAACCCTCAGGTATCTCGACGACCCGAAATCCCGGCTTTTGCACCCCCTCCCACCGTGGGAGTCACCCTGATTTCTGAACCCTTAACCCCAAACAATCAGGGATTTTTTGACCTGGTTGGGAATTCATCGGTGGTTCAACTGGCTCCAGGGGCGCTGAATGGCTATCAATTCGGACTGCGGGGATTAGCGGGAGATGATATCATCATTGGTTCGACCGACGGTGAAGTGATCAATGGGAATCAGGGGCGCGATCGCATCTATGGCACCGGCGGAAATAACTTACTGCGCGGAGGAATGGAGGATGATACAATCGTTGGGGGCGATGGCAATGATACCATCAACGGGAATCAAGGGAATGATGCCATTTTTGGCGGCAATGGTCAGAATCTGCTGCGGGGAGGTCAAGGCAATGACTCTTTATACGGTGGATCTGCAAATGACGTTTTAATTGGTGATTTTGGTACCGATGTTCTCACCGGGGGGACCGGGGCTGATTTATTCGTCCTCCGTCGCGATACCGCTGTTGGGGGGACTAATCCCCTAGAAGCTGACTCTATTACCGATTTTAACGGGGCCGAGGGAGACCGAATCGGCTTAACTAATGGATTGACGGCGAATGACATTACCTATGAGGCGATTATGGATATGGATAACAATGGGATGAATGATACAGTCATTCGCACCATTGACACCAATCAGATTTTAGGGGTGGTTTTAAATATCAATCCGTCAGATTTGAATGGGATGTTTGTATCCGTATCCCCGGAGATTTTAGCAACGGGTTAA
- the tadA gene encoding tRNA adenosine(34) deaminase TadA: protein MGVQDPQYLIHRDWMSQAIALAQTAGNAGEVPVGAIIVDPSGKAVARTENRRERDHDPTAHAEILALRAAGQVLQNWHLNGCTLYVTLEPCPMCAGAIAQSRLSLLVYGADDPKSGAIRTVLNLPDSPASFHRLSVLGGILESPCREQLQSWFSQRRQSPDPKS, encoded by the coding sequence ATGGGAGTGCAAGACCCGCAGTATCTGATACATCGGGACTGGATGAGTCAGGCGATCGCCCTTGCCCAAACTGCCGGAAATGCTGGAGAAGTTCCCGTTGGTGCGATTATTGTAGACCCTTCCGGCAAGGCAGTCGCCCGAACCGAAAACCGTCGAGAACGAGACCATGACCCCACCGCCCATGCCGAAATCCTCGCCCTGCGTGCAGCGGGGCAAGTGTTACAAAATTGGCATTTGAATGGTTGTACCCTCTATGTTACCCTAGAACCCTGTCCCATGTGTGCCGGTGCGATCGCCCAATCCCGTCTCAGTCTCCTCGTCTATGGTGCCGACGACCCCAAAAGCGGCGCAATCCGCACCGTCCTCAACCTCCCCGATAGTCCCGCTTCCTTTCACCGCTTATCCGTCCTCGGTGGCATCTTGGAATCCCCCTGTCGAGAGCAATTACAATCCTGGTTCTCTCAACGCCGACAGTCTCCCGACCCAAAATCCTAA
- a CDS encoding DUF6761 family protein — MLQDTATIRHYQKLTDSLVDMWNRGYRLDDLRLYLEGYIAAMRQTNTIEAFHIHRFEEEAIRFLHDPSNFELVPQPQPETGYY, encoded by the coding sequence ATGCTTCAAGATACTGCAACCATTCGCCATTATCAAAAACTCACGGACTCCTTAGTGGATATGTGGAATCGAGGATATCGCCTGGATGATCTGCGCCTTTATTTAGAGGGGTATATTGCCGCTATGCGACAAACCAATACCATCGAAGCATTTCATATCCACAGGTTTGAGGAAGAGGCGATTCGATTTCTCCATGATCCCTCTAATTTTGAGCTGGTCCCCCAGCCCCAACCGGAAACGGGGTACTATTGA
- a CDS encoding response regulator transcription factor, whose amino-acid sequence MGSVCILIVEGNPHLRSLLGWHLQQVGYGVYQSADIRHAREIFYNRHPTLVILDNELPDGDGLEFCRWLYQQQETLILILSARNTESDIVEGLKSGADDYLKKPFGMQEFLARVESLVRRHRRMTPPASLDYGDLQIDLVQRRVRYQEDAIELTPQEFSLLYVLAQAGGLPMSRPELLRRAWPDAIDNPRTIDTHVLSLRKKIETDPRQPSLIQTVRNVGYRLNTEILNATPAQQPEQTTGKKTLMRQLTPVGAVPLSRG is encoded by the coding sequence GTGGGATCTGTTTGCATTTTAATTGTGGAAGGCAATCCTCATCTGCGATCGCTGTTAGGGTGGCACCTACAGCAAGTAGGATATGGGGTTTATCAATCAGCGGACATCCGTCATGCCCGAGAAATCTTCTATAATCGCCATCCAACGCTAGTCATCCTTGACAACGAATTACCCGATGGCGATGGTCTGGAATTTTGCCGCTGGCTCTACCAGCAGCAAGAAACGTTGATTTTAATTTTATCTGCGCGCAATACCGAATCCGATATTGTAGAAGGCTTGAAATCAGGAGCCGATGACTACCTGAAAAAACCCTTTGGGATGCAGGAATTTCTCGCCCGAGTCGAATCCCTTGTCCGCCGTCATCGCCGAATGACGCCACCGGCCAGCTTAGACTATGGCGACCTGCAAATTGATTTAGTCCAGCGCCGGGTTCGATATCAAGAGGACGCGATCGAACTCACGCCCCAAGAATTTAGTCTGCTGTACGTCCTCGCTCAAGCTGGGGGCCTGCCCATGAGCCGTCCGGAACTGCTCCGCCGAGCATGGCCGGATGCCATTGATAATCCCCGCACGATTGACACTCATGTTCTCTCCCTGCGGAAAAAAATCGAAACTGACCCCCGACAACCTAGCCTGATTCAAACGGTCCGCAATGTGGGCTATCGCTTGAATACTGAAATCCTCAACGCCACGCCCGCCCAACAACCGGAACAAACGACGGGGAAAAAAACCCTGATGCGTCAATTAACTCCAGTCGGCGCGGTTCCACTCTCTCGGGGCTAG
- a CDS encoding DUF4079 domain-containing protein, translating to MDLPSFLWLWKIAAWSMGFSILAYSLLAVSGLWMYGARLGRKPRGRILVRSLHYGFGITLVALVLLLLAVGIVGTLGHYGSLGHSVHLGAGLLVVGLVVLSAWSANQIAPGRPWARSLHITTNAILFVALAWVSWTGWTVVQKYLP from the coding sequence GTGGATCTGCCTTCTTTCCTCTGGTTGTGGAAAATCGCAGCCTGGTCAATGGGTTTTTCGATACTGGCCTACAGCTTACTCGCGGTGAGTGGGCTGTGGATGTATGGTGCGCGCCTCGGGCGTAAACCGCGAGGACGAATTTTGGTGCGATCGCTCCACTATGGTTTCGGGATCACGCTCGTGGCCCTAGTCTTGCTGCTCTTGGCGGTCGGGATTGTAGGGACCCTGGGACATTATGGGTCCCTGGGTCATTCGGTCCATTTAGGGGCGGGGTTGTTGGTGGTAGGACTGGTCGTGCTGTCGGCTTGGAGTGCAAATCAGATTGCTCCCGGGCGTCCCTGGGCGCGATCGCTCCACATCACCACCAATGCTATTTTATTTGTGGCATTGGCTTGGGTATCCTGGACGGGTTGGACCGTGGTGCAAAAATATTTACCTTAA
- a CDS encoding S8 family serine peptidase, with product MTGPVYRSDASESNPVGIGVSDQSLGILLQRGGEELLLLKLSDRFTVRPLEPNTPKDWFSQIPATHKQQLQNTQLEEFIVDEAGDLETVMTKVRSLPEVAFVSHVYTVDNNPQMRVYLTDEVTIQFAETVDETQRQAIADAVQLDLDKPVYGIPNTFISYVQRTATENPIKIANRLMRKSEVLTAEPNIVITTQNHYLPRSPLYPKQWYLQNKGGRDLAPGSHIEAEKAWDITRGIRSVVVAITDDAIDLNHPDFQGPGKVVAPRDFKRKNFLPLPEGESDNHGTACAGVAVAEENGVGIVGVAPGCALMPIRTTGYLDDESIEQVFDWAMTKGASVISCSWGASAVYFPLSLRQRAAITRAATEGRNGKGCVIVFAAGNANRPTSGTVNESGWPNNLLKGSVKWLSGFAVHPDVITVSACTSLAKKAAYSNWGPSISVCAPSNNAPPGMWIQEMGAVNTPPEIKGYLTGLGVFTTDRTGSHGYDSGDYTGFFGGTSSACPVVAGVAALVLSINPHLTAGQVKQILEQSADKIIDPDIDIQLGNRFGTYDSKGHSQWFGYGKVNAYNAVRRAQRLLTMPMQVTRQIKGQNSRQQAIPDFQKNQAGLFPLNLFSSSDRPGLISEISIADPSAVADIRVTVDIQHSYLGDLEVYLIAPTGQMVQLQSRTLGNQTRLNTTYSLQTTPTLRQLCNQSAQGSWKLWVRDCVPGDTGSLNSWDLTLAV from the coding sequence ATGACTGGTCCAGTTTATCGGTCAGATGCCTCTGAATCCAATCCCGTCGGAATTGGCGTATCCGATCAAAGTCTCGGAATTCTCCTGCAACGAGGCGGTGAAGAATTACTCCTCTTAAAACTCAGCGATCGCTTTACCGTCCGCCCCCTAGAACCCAATACCCCAAAAGATTGGTTCAGCCAAATTCCCGCCACCCATAAACAACAACTACAAAACACCCAGTTAGAAGAATTTATCGTAGACGAGGCAGGCGACCTCGAAACGGTCATGACAAAGGTGCGAAGCTTACCGGAAGTTGCCTTTGTTAGTCATGTCTATACCGTAGATAATAATCCACAAATGCGGGTTTACCTCACCGATGAGGTCACCATTCAATTTGCCGAAACCGTAGACGAAACCCAACGGCAGGCGATCGCCGATGCCGTACAACTAGACCTCGATAAACCCGTTTACGGCATCCCCAACACCTTTATTAGTTATGTTCAGCGGACTGCTACAGAAAATCCCATCAAAATTGCCAACCGGCTGATGCGAAAATCCGAGGTTCTCACCGCCGAACCCAACATCGTCATCACCACCCAAAACCACTATCTGCCTCGCTCGCCGTTGTATCCGAAACAGTGGTATTTACAGAACAAAGGAGGCCGCGACCTCGCCCCGGGTTCCCATATTGAAGCGGAAAAAGCCTGGGATATTACCCGAGGCATCCGATCGGTCGTGGTTGCCATCACCGATGATGCGATCGACCTCAATCACCCGGATTTCCAAGGTCCCGGTAAAGTCGTCGCCCCCAGAGACTTTAAACGCAAAAACTTTTTACCCCTCCCGGAAGGAGAATCAGACAACCACGGGACCGCCTGTGCAGGAGTCGCCGTTGCCGAAGAAAATGGCGTTGGTATTGTCGGGGTTGCTCCCGGTTGCGCCCTGATGCCGATCCGGACCACGGGCTATCTGGATGACGAATCCATCGAGCAAGTCTTTGATTGGGCCATGACCAAAGGAGCCTCAGTCATTTCCTGTAGTTGGGGGGCTTCTGCGGTCTATTTTCCCCTCTCTTTGCGTCAACGGGCCGCCATTACCCGGGCCGCCACGGAAGGACGCAATGGCAAGGGTTGTGTGATTGTCTTTGCCGCAGGCAATGCCAACCGTCCCACCAGTGGCACGGTGAACGAGAGTGGTTGGCCGAATAACCTACTTAAGGGGTCGGTCAAGTGGCTGAGTGGGTTTGCGGTCCATCCTGATGTGATTACCGTATCTGCTTGCACCAGTCTGGCTAAAAAGGCTGCCTATAGTAACTGGGGTCCCTCTATTTCCGTCTGTGCTCCAAGCAATAATGCACCCCCGGGAATGTGGATTCAAGAAATGGGTGCGGTGAATACGCCTCCAGAGATTAAGGGGTATTTAACCGGGTTGGGCGTTTTCACGACCGATCGCACAGGGTCTCATGGTTACGATTCCGGAGATTATACGGGCTTTTTCGGTGGGACCTCCAGTGCTTGTCCGGTGGTGGCGGGGGTAGCGGCATTGGTCCTCTCGATTAATCCACACTTGACTGCCGGTCAGGTTAAGCAAATTTTGGAGCAAAGTGCGGATAAGATTATCGATCCGGATATCGATATTCAACTGGGTAATCGCTTTGGCACTTACGATAGTAAGGGTCATTCTCAATGGTTTGGCTATGGGAAGGTGAATGCTTATAATGCGGTCCGACGAGCACAGCGGCTGTTGACGATGCCGATGCAGGTCACGCGCCAGATTAAAGGCCAGAATAGCCGTCAGCAGGCGATTCCAGATTTTCAAAAGAATCAAGCGGGTTTATTTCCCTTGAATCTTTTTAGCAGCAGCGATCGCCCGGGATTAATCAGCGAAATTTCCATTGCCGACCCGAGTGCGGTTGCGGATATCCGCGTCACGGTGGATATCCAACACAGCTATCTGGGGGACTTAGAAGTTTATTTAATTGCGCCCACTGGTCAGATGGTGCAATTACAAAGCCGGACTTTGGGCAATCAAACTCGCTTGAATACGACTTACTCCCTACAAACTACTCCCACCCTCCGCCAGCTTTGCAATCAGTCGGCTCAGGGGTCTTGGAAGTTGTGGGTCAGAGATTGTGTTCCCGGAGATACTGGGTCGCTGAATAGCTGGGATTTGACTTTGGCCGTTTAA
- a CDS encoding lysophospholipid acyltransferase family protein, whose protein sequence is MQTSLVKAPIQSEKNPSVNSKISPWLASALYPLGRFIVLPAYFKEIEVIGQEHIPTNGPTILAPTHRSRWDGILVAYAAGRHITGRDLRYMVSIDEFKGIAGWLIPRLGGFPIDRKRPGIGSLRHGVELLEAGEMLAIFPEGAIFHDRDLHPLKPGLARLAIQAESLHPNLGVKIVPINLEYQPTIPQWRCQVKITIAPPLEVCHYCLDRPKESGNQLTADLETALRAIGQGPR, encoded by the coding sequence ATGCAAACTTCCCTCGTTAAAGCCCCTATCCAATCCGAAAAAAATCCATCGGTGAATTCTAAAATTTCCCCTTGGTTAGCCAGTGCTTTGTATCCATTAGGTCGTTTTATCGTCCTCCCTGCCTACTTTAAAGAGATTGAAGTCATCGGTCAAGAACATATTCCCACCAACGGACCCACTATCCTCGCCCCAACCCATCGATCGCGGTGGGATGGGATTTTAGTCGCCTATGCCGCAGGGCGACATATTACCGGACGGGACTTACGTTATATGGTCTCTATTGATGAATTTAAAGGAATTGCCGGTTGGTTAATTCCTCGTTTGGGTGGATTTCCCATTGATAGAAAACGTCCGGGAATTGGAAGTTTGCGGCATGGCGTCGAACTCCTGGAAGCGGGTGAAATGTTAGCAATTTTTCCCGAAGGTGCGATTTTTCACGATCGTGACCTTCATCCGCTTAAACCTGGATTAGCAAGACTGGCGATTCAAGCGGAATCCCTCCATCCTAATTTAGGCGTGAAAATTGTGCCGATAAATTTGGAATATCAGCCAACTATCCCCCAGTGGCGATGCCAGGTGAAAATTACCATTGCTCCTCCCTTAGAAGTGTGTCACTACTGCCTAGACCGGCCTAAAGAAAGCGGGAATCAACTGACCGCCGATTTAGAAACAGCATTGCGGGCGATCGGTCAAGGTCCTAGGTGA
- a CDS encoding mechanosensitive ion channel family protein: MLNPLLNLIIIHVPRVAGSLLIIISFWIAAALLRKLIRRLTTTSNLSLDALKLLEQTLISTVWIVGIVTALGTLGIDVSALIAGLGLTGFAVGLALKDILSNLVSGALILIYRPFRRRDRISVGNFEGTVIDIDLRYTTLQGEGKTILIPNSYLFTNTICIIQDCGVKIITKIY; the protein is encoded by the coding sequence ATGCTAAACCCGTTATTAAACCTGATTATTATCCACGTACCCCGAGTCGCTGGCAGTCTGCTGATTATCATCAGTTTTTGGATTGCCGCTGCCTTGTTGCGAAAGCTGATTCGCCGCCTCACTACCACCAGTAATTTGAGTCTGGATGCGCTAAAATTGCTGGAACAAACCCTCATTAGCACCGTTTGGATTGTCGGGATTGTTACTGCACTGGGAACCCTAGGGATTGATGTTTCTGCCTTGATTGCCGGGTTAGGTTTAACTGGATTTGCTGTGGGATTAGCCCTCAAAGATATCCTCTCGAATCTAGTTTCCGGGGCTTTGATTTTAATTTATCGTCCCTTCCGCCGTCGCGATCGCATTTCTGTCGGCAACTTTGAAGGAACCGTCATTGATATTGATTTACGTTACACGACCCTCCAAGGAGAAGGCAAAACCATCTTAATCCCCAATTCTTATTTATTCACCAACACAATCTGCATTATCCAAGATTGCGGAGTGAAGATTATCACCAAAATTTACTGA
- a CDS encoding BolA family protein — MVSPDQVKAMIEAQLADAQVTVEDLTGTRDHYQVIVVSSHFEGLPRVRQHQLVYGSLQEAMSTEAIHALTMKTYTPEAWSQVSGAVS, encoded by the coding sequence ATGGTTAGCCCGGATCAGGTAAAGGCAATGATCGAGGCACAATTGGCGGATGCTCAGGTGACGGTTGAAGATTTGACAGGCACCCGAGATCACTATCAGGTCATCGTCGTTTCGTCCCACTTTGAAGGACTACCCCGAGTGCGGCAACATCAGTTGGTGTATGGTTCTCTACAAGAGGCTATGTCCACAGAGGCGATCCATGCGCTAACCATGAAGACTTATACTCCGGAGGCTTGGAGTCAAGTCTCTGGGGCCGTCTCATAA
- a CDS encoding ABC transporter ATP-binding protein: MPIEQNAQLRLDQVSLNAAIAGARMEKPILNEICFDVYPGDRLAIVGPSGGGKTSLLRLIARLIDPSRGTIYLDGQDYRKIPVLELRQQVTLVLQESKLLGMTVQAAIAYPLKLRGMKSPQIQERVSTWMDRLHLPTEWLERTELQLSVGQRQLVALCRALVIEPSILLLDEPTSALDVGRAEHLLQVLAEVALNTETTLIMVNHQLDLAQQFCNRLLYLHKGTLLEDLPEEQIDSARLRSAIVQAEAEAASEWE; this comes from the coding sequence TTGCCAATAGAACAAAATGCTCAACTGCGGCTGGATCAGGTCAGCCTGAACGCAGCGATCGCAGGGGCGAGGATGGAAAAACCCATCCTGAATGAGATTTGTTTTGACGTTTACCCAGGCGATCGCCTTGCCATTGTGGGTCCCTCTGGAGGGGGAAAAACCTCTCTGTTACGACTGATTGCTCGACTCATCGACCCCAGCCGTGGCACGATCTATCTGGATGGACAAGATTACCGAAAAATTCCGGTCTTGGAACTGCGTCAGCAAGTGACCCTAGTTTTGCAAGAGTCAAAACTCTTAGGCATGACCGTCCAAGCGGCGATCGCCTATCCCCTGAAACTGCGTGGAATGAAATCCCCCCAGATTCAGGAGAGAGTCTCGACTTGGATGGATCGCCTACACCTACCTACCGAATGGCTGGAGCGAACAGAACTGCAGCTATCGGTAGGACAGCGGCAACTGGTGGCCTTATGCCGCGCCTTAGTCATTGAGCCTTCGATATTGTTACTAGATGAACCGACCTCCGCCTTAGACGTGGGTCGCGCTGAGCACCTCCTACAAGTTTTAGCTGAAGTGGCCCTGAACACGGAGACGACTCTGATTATGGTCAATCACCAACTCGACCTCGCCCAGCAGTTTTGCAACCGCTTATTGTATTTGCACAAAGGCACCCTCTTGGAGGACCTGCCCGAGGAGCAGATTGACTCAGCCCGGTTGCGATCGGCGATCGTCCAAGCGGAAGCAGAGGCTGCCTCAGAATGGGAATGA
- the grxD gene encoding Grx4 family monothiol glutaredoxin produces the protein MTITPELKERLDNIVNRNKITVFMKGTKLMPQCGFSNNVVQILNTLGVPYDTVNVLDDYEIRQGIKDYSNWPTIPQVYINGEFVGGSDILIELYQSGELQQMVEVALAS, from the coding sequence ATGACTATCACTCCAGAACTCAAAGAGCGACTCGACAATATCGTAAACCGTAACAAAATTACTGTTTTCATGAAGGGGACCAAACTGATGCCTCAATGTGGTTTTTCCAACAATGTGGTGCAGATTCTCAATACTTTGGGCGTTCCTTACGACACGGTTAACGTTCTGGACGATTATGAGATTCGTCAGGGCATCAAAGACTATTCCAACTGGCCCACGATTCCCCAAGTCTATATTAATGGTGAATTTGTTGGCGGTTCGGATATTCTGATCGAACTCTATCAAAGTGGTGAATTGCAACAGATGGTTGAAGTCGCTCTGGCTTCCTAA
- a CDS encoding thiol-disulfide oxidoreductase DCC family protein → MTYFFIYDGKCNLCVSVVQLLETFDKGDIFRYIPMQDENSLSRLGITPKDCEQGMILIDADRPERRWQGSDAAEELGNLLPGGSLFVSAYRALPGMKWTGDRVYEQIRDNRYQLFGQRTDIYHSTYPGDCETCNYPT, encoded by the coding sequence ATGACCTATTTTTTCATTTATGACGGCAAATGCAATCTCTGTGTAAGCGTAGTCCAACTGTTGGAAACCTTTGACAAAGGAGATATTTTTCGCTATATTCCCATGCAGGATGAAAACAGTCTCTCCCGCTTAGGCATCACGCCAAAAGACTGTGAACAAGGCATGATTTTAATCGATGCCGATCGCCCAGAACGACGGTGGCAGGGAAGCGATGCCGCAGAAGAACTGGGGAATTTGTTACCCGGAGGGAGTCTATTTGTTAGCGCCTATCGCGCACTTCCCGGGATGAAATGGACCGGCGATCGCGTCTATGAACAAATCCGCGATAACCGTTATCAACTCTTTGGACAACGCACCGATATCTATCACTCCACCTATCCCGGCGACTGCGAAACCTGTAATTATCCGACCTAA
- the grxC gene encoding glutaredoxin 3: MLNFLNRLLGRHPENIKAHVEIYTWQTCPYCIRAKVLLMWKGVKFTEYKIDGDGAARVKMADRANGRRSVPQIFINDRHIGGCDDLYELDAKAQLDPLLILAPN; the protein is encoded by the coding sequence ATGCTAAACTTCCTGAATCGCCTGTTAGGGCGTCACCCGGAAAACATCAAAGCCCATGTGGAAATCTACACTTGGCAAACCTGTCCCTACTGCATTCGGGCTAAAGTTCTCCTGATGTGGAAGGGGGTCAAATTCACCGAATATAAAATTGATGGAGATGGTGCCGCCCGAGTGAAAATGGCAGACCGGGCCAATGGACGCCGCAGCGTTCCCCAGATTTTTATTAACGATCGCCATATCGGGGGATGTGATGACCTGTATGAACTCGATGCCAAAGCACAGTTAGATCCCCTCTTAATCCTGGCCCCCAATTAA